From the genome of Geobacter sp. SVR, one region includes:
- the recD gene encoding exodeoxyribonuclease V subunit alpha, translating to MNDPIQLSVLDHHFADFINGIDDSPGRELWLAAALTSAAASRGHACLDLAEGSGQGVLPFQPGERLLTPQTEPWQQVLAACSTVGQPGDYTPLVLDGAGRLYLHRSWNHECLIAEGILARSAAVTFDRELLQKGLDRYFPSGDGQTDWQRVAATAAVTRGFTVVSGGPGTGKTTTVARILALLIEQAGARDLRIALTAPTGKAAMRLRQSILQAIERLELSDEVRERIPDDVQTIHRLLGVSGSTGFRHNRSHPLECDLLVVDEVSMVDLPLMARLLDALPLSARVILLGDRDQLASVEAGAVLADICNHGRQVPFSEAFRSLLRDTGTPLPDAEPASGSAHAPLADAVVQLRTSYRFGDASAIGTVSRLINAGEAGKAFDLLQSGSHADLLWRQIPEGAAFEEAFAAAVTEGYAPYAAATSPEAGLEQLERFRVLSPYREGLGGVRHLNRLAEHALGLRRPEGQTCSGLAVMVTGNSYELGLFNGDTAVLMKAEDNDRMTAFFSDPHGGLRSLSPLRLPPWEPAFALTVHKSQGSEFDRVLLILPDRISEALSRELLYTAVTRARSRIEIWGTEEALRFAVERRIVRNSGLRDRLWI from the coding sequence ATGAACGATCCCATTCAACTGAGCGTTCTCGATCACCATTTCGCTGACTTCATCAACGGGATCGACGACAGTCCGGGCAGAGAACTATGGCTGGCTGCGGCTCTGACCAGCGCGGCAGCCTCCCGCGGACATGCCTGCCTGGACCTGGCAGAGGGAAGCGGGCAGGGCGTGCTACCGTTCCAACCGGGAGAAAGGCTGCTGACGCCGCAGACTGAACCGTGGCAGCAGGTCCTGGCAGCCTGCAGCACGGTGGGGCAGCCGGGAGACTACACCCCATTGGTGCTGGATGGAGCCGGACGGCTCTACCTGCATCGCTCTTGGAATCATGAATGCCTGATAGCCGAGGGCATCCTGGCCCGCTCGGCAGCCGTGACGTTCGACCGGGAGCTGCTGCAGAAGGGGCTGGACCGTTATTTTCCGTCCGGAGACGGTCAGACCGACTGGCAGCGCGTGGCCGCAACGGCGGCCGTAACCAGAGGCTTCACGGTGGTCTCCGGCGGGCCCGGCACCGGCAAGACCACTACCGTCGCACGAATACTGGCCCTGCTGATCGAACAGGCCGGTGCGCGCGACCTGCGTATTGCCCTGACCGCCCCCACCGGCAAGGCTGCCATGCGCCTGCGCCAGTCAATCCTGCAGGCCATCGAGCGGCTGGAGCTGAGCGATGAGGTCCGGGAGCGCATACCGGACGACGTGCAGACCATCCACCGCCTGCTGGGGGTGTCCGGCTCCACCGGCTTCCGCCATAACCGCAGCCACCCGCTGGAATGCGATCTGCTGGTTGTGGATGAGGTCTCGATGGTCGATCTGCCGCTGATGGCCAGACTGCTCGACGCGCTTCCGCTCTCTGCCCGGGTGATCCTGCTGGGGGACCGGGACCAGCTCGCTTCGGTCGAGGCGGGTGCCGTGCTGGCCGATATCTGCAACCATGGCCGACAGGTACCCTTTTCTGAAGCCTTCCGCTCACTGCTGAGAGATACCGGCACTCCGCTCCCTGACGCGGAACCCGCCTCAGGGAGCGCTCATGCACCTCTGGCCGATGCTGTAGTCCAACTGCGTACCAGTTACCGTTTCGGCGATGCCAGCGCCATCGGCACCGTGAGCCGTCTGATCAATGCGGGCGAGGCTGGCAAGGCGTTCGATCTGCTGCAATCGGGCAGCCATGCTGATCTGCTGTGGCGGCAGATCCCCGAGGGGGCGGCTTTCGAGGAGGCTTTTGCGGCAGCCGTAACGGAAGGGTACGCCCCTTACGCCGCAGCCACGAGCCCGGAAGCGGGACTGGAGCAGTTGGAGCGTTTCCGGGTGCTTTCGCCCTACCGCGAAGGCCTCGGCGGAGTGCGACACCTGAACCGGCTGGCGGAACACGCCCTGGGGCTGCGCCGCCCGGAAGGGCAAACCTGCAGTGGTCTGGCGGTAATGGTAACCGGCAACAGCTATGAATTGGGGCTCTTCAACGGTGATACCGCCGTGCTGATGAAGGCCGAAGACAACGACCGCATGACCGCATTTTTTTCCGATCCCCACGGTGGACTCAGGTCCCTCTCACCGCTGCGTCTGCCTCCCTGGGAACCTGCCTTTGCCTTGACAGTCCACAAAAGCCAGGGCTCCGAATTCGATCGGGTATTGCTGATACTTCCGGACCGCATTTCCGAGGCGCTCAGCCGCGAGCTGCTCTATACCGCCGTCACCAGGGCCCGCAGCCGGATCGAGATCTGGGGAACGGAAGAGGCCCTCCGGTTTGCCGTGGAGCGCCGTATCGTGCGGAATTCCGGCCTGCGTGACAGACTGTGGATCTGA
- a CDS encoding YqaA family protein has translation MTYPVVLHDWLSQPGYGSLFTMSLLASTLVPIGSEWLLVLMLVKGYSVPATITVATAGNCLGAVTTYLAGVYGGTWLIERVFRVSKEQQERARAYYQRYGTFSLFFSWVPLIGDPLCLVGGMMRINFWLFALLVASGKLLRYIVTAWITLRTIA, from the coding sequence TTGACGTATCCTGTCGTACTGCACGACTGGCTCAGCCAGCCCGGCTACGGCTCACTTTTCACGATGAGCCTGCTGGCATCCACGCTGGTGCCGATCGGATCCGAATGGCTGCTGGTTCTGATGCTGGTCAAGGGCTATTCCGTTCCGGCCACGATCACGGTCGCCACCGCCGGCAACTGCCTGGGAGCGGTCACCACCTACCTGGCCGGCGTCTACGGTGGCACCTGGCTGATCGAACGTGTGTTCCGCGTCTCAAAAGAACAGCAGGAGCGAGCCCGGGCCTATTACCAGAGGTACGGCACGTTCTCGCTCTTTTTTTCCTGGGTGCCGCTGATCGGCGACCCGCTCTGCCTGGTGGGGGGCATGATGCGCATCAACTTCTGGCTCTTCGCGCTGCTGGTCGCCTCGGGCAAATTGCTGCGCTACATCGTCACGGCCTGGATAACCCTCAGAACCATCGCCTGA
- a CDS encoding YafY family protein, with translation MQKGKPAKKYSQAGRLHTIIRLLEARRGMTLDDLAEECGVDRRTIHRDLNAVEEAGYTLTSEWQEGRKVYGFLTRSRNIPPITFTLQQLMSLYLLRSLGAHLGGTPFQAGIDELFRSITSVLPDRYVAHLERIARVSLPLLHGARDYSAAAGHVEELQRALLHQYRIRLDYAKKGRGRAESYELDPYTLVFHKGGIYLLGLAHNRKGVRLFALERIRGIEVTRQRFEMPEGYRPENHFTKAFGLVNEQPVNVKARFSAEVAHTVMGRLWMPGQSVASDREGRVTIAFEAAGKMELISWILSYGVHAELLEPPEWRREIKQQLRGMREFYRKKEKKAGIGATDFPGT, from the coding sequence ATGCAAAAGGGCAAACCGGCGAAGAAATATTCACAGGCGGGGCGGCTGCATACCATCATCCGCCTGCTGGAGGCGCGGCGCGGCATGACTCTCGATGATCTGGCCGAGGAATGCGGCGTTGACCGGCGTACGATCCACCGTGATTTGAACGCCGTGGAGGAGGCTGGCTACACCCTGACCTCCGAGTGGCAGGAGGGCAGGAAGGTTTACGGCTTCCTGACCCGCTCACGCAACATCCCGCCGATCACCTTTACGCTGCAGCAGTTGATGTCGCTCTACCTGCTGCGCTCGCTGGGCGCCCACCTGGGCGGCACCCCTTTTCAGGCCGGCATCGATGAGCTGTTCCGCTCGATCACCTCGGTTCTGCCCGACCGCTACGTGGCCCACCTGGAGCGGATAGCCCGCGTGTCGCTGCCGCTTCTGCACGGCGCCCGCGACTATTCGGCCGCTGCCGGGCATGTGGAGGAGCTGCAGCGGGCCCTGCTGCACCAGTACCGCATCCGGCTCGACTATGCAAAGAAAGGGCGGGGCCGGGCCGAATCCTACGAGCTGGACCCCTATACCCTGGTCTTTCACAAGGGGGGCATCTACCTGCTGGGGCTGGCGCACAACCGCAAGGGTGTGCGGTTGTTCGCCCTGGAGCGCATCCGCGGGATCGAGGTCACCCGCCAGCGCTTTGAAATGCCGGAGGGCTACCGGCCGGAGAATCACTTCACCAAGGCCTTCGGACTGGTGAATGAACAGCCGGTGAACGTGAAGGCGCGCTTCTCGGCCGAGGTGGCCCATACGGTCATGGGCCGCCTCTGGATGCCTGGCCAGAGCGTAGCCAGCGACAGGGAGGGGCGGGTCACGATCGCCTTTGAGGCAGCGGGCAAGATGGAGTTGATCTCGTGGATCCTCTCCTATGGTGTGCACGCCGAACTGCTGGAGCCCCCCGAGTGGCGGCGCGAGATCAAGCAGCAGCTCCGCGGAATGCGGGAATTCTATCGCAAGAAAGAGAAAAAGGCGGGCATCGGGGCGACCGATTTTCCTGGCACGTGA
- a CDS encoding class I SAM-dependent methyltransferase, giving the protein MTDTTQLTDIITARIADQGRITFAAFMEACLYEPGLGYYTSPGRKVGAEGDFYTSISVHAAFGRVIAREIAQMWRSMGTPEEFTLVECGAGNGRLACDIMGYLAERESDLYRVLNLVLVEREPSLEAAQAGLLEAHRQRVSWLTPEALTSGSFTFSGCLYSNELIDAMPVHRVVMTEEGLQEIYVAMREGMLAEEAGPLSTPEIAGYLERIGIELHPGKEAEINLAGLGWLATAARALRQGFILTVDYGFPAKELFAPHRNRGTLLCYHRHTIEDNPYIRLGQQDITSHVDFTSLIRRGEELGLQEVWFGEQYRFLISSGIIEELEDLERSDRSEEEKLRVRLALKKLIMPEGGMGDTFRVLIQSKGVETPRLRCQRGIGG; this is encoded by the coding sequence ATGACAGATACGACACAGCTCACCGACATCATTACCGCCCGTATTGCCGACCAGGGACGCATTACCTTTGCCGCCTTCATGGAGGCGTGTCTCTATGAACCGGGCCTGGGCTACTATACCTCTCCCGGCCGCAAGGTCGGTGCCGAAGGGGATTTCTACACCAGCATCTCGGTGCATGCCGCCTTCGGCCGGGTCATTGCGCGGGAGATCGCCCAAATGTGGCGCAGCATGGGCACCCCGGAGGAATTCACCCTGGTGGAATGCGGGGCCGGCAACGGCCGGCTGGCCTGCGACATCATGGGTTACCTGGCCGAACGAGAATCGGACCTGTACCGGGTTCTCAACTTGGTGCTGGTGGAGCGGGAACCATCGCTGGAGGCGGCCCAGGCCGGGCTCCTGGAAGCGCACCGCCAACGGGTCAGCTGGCTGACGCCCGAAGCTCTCACCAGTGGCTCCTTCACCTTCAGCGGCTGCCTCTACTCCAATGAACTGATCGATGCCATGCCGGTCCATCGGGTCGTGATGACCGAAGAGGGGCTGCAGGAGATCTATGTCGCCATGAGGGAGGGTATGCTGGCCGAGGAGGCGGGGCCGCTGTCGACCCCGGAGATTGCCGGCTACCTGGAGAGGATCGGCATAGAACTTCACCCCGGCAAGGAGGCCGAGATCAACCTGGCGGGGCTTGGCTGGCTGGCAACCGCTGCACGGGCGTTGCGACAGGGTTTCATTCTGACCGTCGATTACGGGTTCCCGGCCAAGGAGCTCTTCGCTCCCCATCGCAACCGCGGCACGCTGTTGTGCTACCATCGTCACACGATCGAGGACAATCCCTATATCCGCCTGGGACAGCAGGACATCACCTCGCACGTCGATTTCACCAGCCTGATCCGGCGCGGCGAAGAGCTGGGGCTGCAGGAGGTCTGGTTCGGCGAGCAGTACCGTTTCCTGATTTCAAGCGGCATCATTGAAGAGCTGGAGGACCTGGAGCGTTCCGACCGCTCCGAAGAGGAAAAACTGCGGGTCAGGTTGGCGCTCAAGAAGCTGATCATGCCCGAAGGGGGCATGGGCGACACCTTCCGGGTGCTGATCCAGTCCAAAGGGGTCGAGACTCCCCGGTTGCGCTGCCAGCGCGGGATCGGGGGCTGA
- a CDS encoding HAD family hydrolase — translation MPLNGSHDIRSIVFDLDGTLYVSDAFAATIQDEAAAYMADLKGLSRDEMRRLMAATRVRLAEATGAVQTLSAVCTELGGSIPALHAHFERHLRPESFLMRDNRVIALLERLHRRFSLYIYTNNNQAVATRIIDYLGFSASVDGLFSIDDGWRAKPDDIRLEQILAAVGSKPAEVLFVGDRYEVDLRLPEQKGCPIFLSQSVEQLLRLDELLANGKC, via the coding sequence ATGCCGTTGAACGGTTCCCACGATATCCGCTCGATCGTGTTCGATCTGGATGGCACCCTGTATGTCTCGGACGCCTTTGCCGCCACCATTCAGGATGAGGCGGCCGCCTATATGGCAGACCTGAAGGGGCTTTCCCGGGATGAGATGCGCCGGCTGATGGCCGCCACCCGTGTGCGCCTGGCCGAGGCAACCGGGGCGGTCCAGACGTTGAGTGCGGTCTGCACCGAGCTGGGGGGCAGCATCCCGGCGCTGCATGCCCACTTCGAGAGGCACTTGCGGCCCGAATCGTTTCTGATGCGGGACAACCGGGTGATAGCGCTTCTGGAGCGCCTGCACCGGCGTTTTTCGCTGTATATCTACACCAACAACAACCAGGCGGTGGCAACCCGCATCATCGATTACCTGGGGTTCAGCGCCAGCGTGGACGGCCTGTTTTCCATCGACGACGGGTGGCGGGCCAAGCCGGACGACATCCGGCTGGAGCAGATTCTGGCTGCGGTCGGGTCGAAGCCGGCCGAAGTGCTGTTTGTCGGCGACCGCTACGAGGTCGATCTGAGGCTTCCGGAACAGAAGGGCTGTCCGATTTTTCTCAGTCAGAGCGTCGAACAGTTGCTGCGGCTGGACGAATTGCTGGCCAACGGAAAATGCTGA
- a CDS encoding ferritin family protein yields the protein MSENKELLDAVMRAIELEKETFDFYTKAEHTTFNTAGKRIFKWLAKTEEAHYLKLSDLYNSLHESGRWVFYGGSDFALAPAGADEQKVSFDTDDIVALEIAQGIEKRGIEHYEALIARAGDPEGKAMLETLRNEEIEHLRVITEKLAEVKKS from the coding sequence ATGAGCGAGAACAAGGAGTTGCTGGACGCAGTCATGCGGGCCATCGAGCTGGAGAAGGAAACCTTCGATTTTTACACCAAGGCTGAGCACACCACCTTCAACACGGCGGGCAAGCGCATTTTCAAATGGCTGGCCAAGACCGAGGAGGCCCATTACCTGAAGCTTTCCGACCTGTACAATTCGCTGCATGAAAGCGGGCGGTGGGTATTTTACGGCGGCTCCGACTTCGCGCTGGCCCCGGCCGGCGCCGATGAGCAGAAGGTCAGCTTCGACACCGACGATATCGTTGCGCTGGAGATCGCCCAGGGCATCGAGAAACGGGGCATCGAACACTACGAAGCTTTGATCGCCCGTGCCGGTGACCCGGAGGGCAAGGCCATGCTGGAGACTCTCAGAAACGAGGAAATCGAGCATCTGCGGGTGATTACCGAGAAGCTGGCGGAAGTGAAGAAAAGCTAG
- the dtd gene encoding D-aminoacyl-tRNA deacylase, with translation MKAVIQRVTSASVAVNGEIVGRIGRGILVLLGIEKGDREEQADWLAEKIVTLRIFEDEAGKMNLSLLDICGELLAVSQFTLAGNCAKGRRPSFDTAAPPEEGKRLYDYFVEAARRLGLPVATGIFQADMQVSLVNDGPVTFILQR, from the coding sequence ATGAAAGCAGTCATTCAACGCGTTACATCGGCGTCGGTTGCTGTCAATGGGGAGATCGTCGGCCGAATCGGCCGGGGCATCCTGGTGCTGCTGGGGATTGAAAAAGGGGATCGAGAGGAGCAGGCCGACTGGCTGGCGGAGAAGATCGTCACCCTGCGGATCTTCGAAGACGAGGCCGGCAAGATGAACCTGTCGCTGCTGGACATCTGCGGAGAGCTGCTGGCAGTATCGCAGTTCACTCTAGCGGGCAACTGCGCCAAGGGGCGCCGCCCCTCCTTCGATACGGCCGCCCCGCCGGAAGAGGGAAAACGGCTGTACGACTATTTCGTCGAGGCGGCCCGACGACTGGGACTGCCGGTCGCCACCGGCATTTTCCAGGCCGACATGCAGGTGTCGCTGGTCAACGACGGACCGGTAACCTTCATACTTCAGAGATGA
- a CDS encoding DUF4403 family protein has translation MYRIVIPFILLLLSTTCAFAAVPPSSINLSVDASASDLAAIINQSLPQQLYKGQGGLGTSVTVLRTGPAVVTAADNYVYLTLPVQLTFSYALYESYPLRAGLRFKAKVNVTPDWRLKTELYYTGLSDNLADTLKLGPLSLKPKSMVEAVSQPVQKLLTPVIDTKINDAVQLRSRVAPLWQNAFSPILVSKEFSAWLKLTPEKIVMSPLLAANNQIQLSLGVITGAEVTVGPRPAAASARPLPPVQQLSSFDKSFHIQLATDIFFADLVNSLNPVLLDKTFGEDKKITIKSFSLKGENGRLVVVLTTTGDFDGQLTLFAKPVHNVQNNTLTFEEVDFDTKNAGWLISVGSWLFSSTIRDTIKTKLDASVVEQLEQARLKASSALSSTQIAEHVKMSGAVRSLALGDATVKDDRLSVQVIAQGESRVSLK, from the coding sequence GTGTACCGAATCGTAATCCCATTCATATTGCTGTTACTGAGCACAACCTGCGCCTTCGCCGCTGTGCCACCCTCCTCCATCAACCTGAGCGTGGATGCCTCTGCCAGCGATCTGGCCGCCATCATCAACCAGTCGCTCCCCCAGCAACTTTACAAAGGCCAGGGGGGCCTGGGGACATCGGTCACCGTGCTGCGCACCGGCCCGGCGGTCGTTACGGCGGCCGACAATTACGTCTATCTCACCCTGCCGGTGCAGCTGACCTTCAGCTATGCCCTGTACGAAAGCTATCCCCTTCGGGCAGGGCTGCGTTTCAAGGCCAAGGTGAACGTCACCCCGGACTGGCGTCTCAAGACCGAACTGTACTATACCGGCCTGTCGGACAATCTGGCCGATACGCTCAAGCTCGGCCCCTTGTCCCTGAAACCCAAAAGCATGGTCGAGGCGGTCTCCCAGCCGGTGCAGAAACTCCTCACCCCTGTCATCGACACGAAGATCAACGATGCCGTCCAGCTCAGATCGCGGGTCGCCCCCTTGTGGCAGAATGCTTTTTCCCCGATCCTGGTCAGCAAGGAATTCAGCGCCTGGCTGAAGCTTACCCCTGAAAAGATCGTCATGAGTCCGCTCCTGGCGGCAAACAATCAGATTCAGCTGTCGCTCGGCGTCATTACCGGTGCCGAGGTAACGGTAGGCCCGAGGCCGGCTGCAGCTTCCGCCAGGCCGCTGCCTCCCGTACAGCAATTGTCATCCTTCGACAAAAGTTTTCATATCCAGCTGGCCACCGACATCTTCTTCGCCGATCTGGTGAATTCGCTGAACCCCGTGCTGCTGGACAAGACCTTTGGCGAGGACAAGAAGATCACCATAAAGAGCTTCAGCCTGAAGGGTGAAAACGGACGGCTGGTGGTCGTTCTGACCACCACCGGAGATTTTGACGGGCAGTTGACGCTGTTTGCCAAGCCAGTGCACAACGTCCAGAACAATACGCTGACCTTCGAGGAGGTCGACTTCGACACCAAGAACGCCGGGTGGCTGATCAGCGTCGGAAGCTGGCTCTTCAGCAGCACCATTCGCGACACGATCAAGACCAAGCTTGACGCCTCGGTCGTGGAACAGTTGGAGCAGGCCAGGCTCAAAGCCTCCTCGGCATTGTCCTCAACGCAAATAGCCGAGCATGTAAAAATGAGCGGTGCAGTCAGATCCTTGGCTCTTGGCGATGCAACCGTCAAGGACGATCGCTTGTCGGTTCAGGTCATTGCCCAGGGTGAGTCGCGGGTCAGCCTGAAATAA
- a CDS encoding four helix bundle suffix domain-containing protein has protein sequence MPESFIPPHGGYHKLLSYQKAEIVYDATAYFCDRFIDRRSRTHDQMIQAARSGKQNIIEGSMASGTSKEMEIKLTNVARASLEELLADYRDFLRTRGLAEWDKNHPYAQRLRQLNRTPNSTYETFRRGIEHNDPAISANVIIGLIRVTSFLLDKQLKSLEQAFLKEGGLRERMTRARLETRKRGG, from the coding sequence ATGCCCGAAAGCTTCATCCCGCCTCATGGCGGCTATCACAAGCTGCTTTCCTACCAGAAGGCAGAGATCGTCTATGACGCTACGGCTTATTTTTGTGACCGCTTCATTGACCGGCGTAGTCGTACCCATGACCAGATGATTCAGGCGGCGCGTTCGGGCAAACAGAACATCATCGAAGGGAGCATGGCCTCCGGCACCTCCAAAGAGATGGAGATCAAGCTGACTAACGTTGCAAGAGCGAGTCTGGAAGAGTTACTAGCTGACTATCGGGATTTTTTGAGAACCCGCGGATTGGCGGAATGGGATAAAAATCACCCCTATGCACAACGACTGCGGCAACTTAACCGGACACCGAACTCTACCTACGAGACATTCAGAAGGGGAATTGAGCACAATGATCCGGCAATTTCTGCCAATGTGATTATCGGGCTTATCAGGGTTACCAGTTTTCTGCTGGACAAACAGTTGAAGTCTCTGGAACAGGCTTTTCTCAAGGAAGGCGGCTTGCGGGAGCGGATGACTAGAGCGAGGCTTGAAACGAGAAAACGAGGTGGATGA